One Amycolatopsis sp. NBC_00355 genomic window carries:
- a CDS encoding GTP-binding protein, whose protein sequence is MTSAKIVVAGGFGAGKTTFVGSVSEIVPLTTEAMMTDASRGIDNLDQTPNKSTTTVAMDFGRVSLDADLILYLFGTPGQQRFWFMWDDLVRGAIGAVVLADTRRLADSFAPIDFFEDRGLPYIVGVNTFDGVLEHDINDVREALSIDPNIPIVRCDARDRESTKQTLITLVEYAMRQWIALRAANAR, encoded by the coding sequence ATGACATCCGCCAAGATCGTGGTGGCGGGCGGCTTCGGAGCGGGGAAGACGACGTTCGTCGGGTCGGTGTCGGAGATCGTGCCGCTCACCACCGAGGCGATGATGACCGACGCGAGCCGCGGCATCGACAACCTCGACCAGACGCCGAACAAGTCGACGACCACCGTCGCGATGGACTTCGGCCGGGTTTCGCTGGACGCGGACCTGATCCTCTACCTGTTCGGCACACCCGGGCAGCAGCGGTTCTGGTTCATGTGGGACGACCTGGTCCGCGGCGCCATCGGCGCGGTGGTGCTGGCCGACACCCGCCGGCTGGCGGACTCGTTCGCGCCGATCGACTTCTTCGAGGACCGCGGTCTGCCCTACATCGTCGGCGTGAACACGTTCGACGGTGTGCTGGAGCACGACATCAACGACGTCCGCGAGGCGCTGTCGATCGACCCGAACATCCCGATCGTCCGCTGTGACGCCCGGGACCGGGAGTCGACGAAGCAGACGCTGATCACGCTGGTCGAGTACGCGATGCGCCAGTGGATCGCGCTGCGGGCGGCCAACGCCCGCTGA
- a CDS encoding DUF899 domain-containing protein produces the protein MTAIVSPEEWQAARDALLVKEKEHMKAADRLAAERRRLPMVRFDADYPFDSADGKVSLLDLFEGRRQLIVYHFMLHPGDEAGCPGCSLVLDNLPHLAHLHARDVTLKVVAPATLPEIERYRTRMGWDVPWVSAHGTGFTDDCGVGGGFGVSVFLREGDDVFRTYFTSGRGGEMFLASHRYLDVTPLGRQEAWEEDSHGDDAPSSWWRRHDEY, from the coding sequence ATGACCGCGATCGTCTCCCCCGAGGAATGGCAGGCCGCGCGCGACGCGCTGCTGGTCAAGGAGAAGGAGCACATGAAGGCGGCCGACCGCCTCGCCGCCGAACGCCGGCGCCTGCCGATGGTCCGCTTCGACGCGGACTACCCCTTCGACAGCGCGGACGGGAAGGTCAGCCTGCTCGACCTGTTCGAGGGCCGGCGCCAGCTGATCGTCTACCACTTCATGCTGCACCCGGGTGACGAGGCGGGCTGCCCGGGCTGCTCGCTGGTGCTCGACAACCTGCCGCACCTGGCGCACCTGCACGCCCGCGACGTCACGCTCAAGGTCGTCGCGCCGGCGACGCTGCCCGAGATCGAGCGGTACCGGACACGCATGGGCTGGGACGTGCCCTGGGTGTCCGCGCACGGCACCGGCTTCACCGACGACTGCGGCGTGGGCGGCGGCTTCGGCGTCAGCGTCTTCTTGCGCGAGGGTGACGACGTCTTCCGGACGTACTTCACGTCCGGCCGCGGTGGTGAGATGTTCCTGGCGTCGCACCGCTACCTCGACGTCACCCCGCTCGGCCGCCAGGAAGCGTGGGAAGAGGACAGCCACGGCGACGACGCGCCCAGCTCCTGGTGGCGCCGCCACGACGAGTACTGA
- the icmF gene encoding fused isobutyryl-CoA mutase/GTPase IcmF, protein MSSELYRPAHPVRFVTASSLFDGHDASINIMRRILQSQGAEVVHLGHNRSVDEVATAAIAEDVQGVAISAYQGGHVEYFSYLVELLRERGAGHIKVFGGGGGVIVREEIDLLHSRGVTRIFSPEDGYEMGLPGMINMMIKACDVDLAADGPALDKVLSGDVAALSRVITQLQAERLSGDVLSGITEAAGKREVPVLGITGTGGSGKSSLTDELIRRFRLDQEDKLRIAVLAVDPSRRKGGGALLGDRIRMNCLDGSPVYFRSLATRTTSGEIPAGLSESILACKAAGFDLVIVETPGIGQGDAGIVDFVDQSLYVMTPEFGAASQLEKIDMLDFADVVAINKFERRGAEDARRDVARQLVRNREAFESGPDDMPVYGTSAAKFNDDGVTALYQQLRGLLAERGLTVSAGTLPHVEGKVSTDASTVIPGTRARYLADIAETVRGYHAKTEQQVAAIRKHEALTTARAELSKVDASTDALDGLLATAASEVDGEATKTLERFRALAEEYRQDELVVKIRDKELRTQLWRDTLSGNRVPRVALPRYAESGELLSFLRRENLPGYFPYTAGVFPFKRDGEDPARMFAGEGDAFRTNRRFKMLSADSEAKRLSTAFDSVTLYGHDPHTRPDIYGKVGTSGVSIATLEDMKVLYDGFDLTAPNTSVSMTINGPAPTILAYFLNTAIDQRVEAFKAEHGRDPSEDETAELREWALKNVRGTVQADILKEDQGQNTCIFSTEFSLRMMADIQEWFISHGVRNFYSVSISGYHIAEAGANPISQLAFTLSNGFTYVESYLARGMDINDFAPNLSFFFSNGMDAEYTVLGRVARRIWAVAMKERYGANERSQKLKYHVQTSGRSLHAQEMSFNDIRTTLQALCALYDNANSLHTNAFDEAVTTPSESSVRRAMAIQMIINKEWGLSKNENPLQGSFVVDELTDLVEEAVLVEFDRISERGGVLGAMETGYQRGKIQDESILYERKKHDGSLPIIGVNTFRNPRAGEDDIEVELARATEDEKKSQLDRLSDFQHRHKEDAQQALKALREAATRGGNLFGVLMDAARVCSLGQITEAFFEVGGQYRRNV, encoded by the coding sequence ATGAGCAGTGAGCTGTACCGCCCCGCGCACCCCGTCCGGTTCGTCACGGCGTCGAGCCTGTTCGACGGCCACGACGCGTCGATCAACATCATGCGGCGGATCCTGCAGTCGCAGGGCGCGGAGGTCGTGCACCTCGGCCACAACCGGTCGGTCGACGAGGTGGCCACCGCGGCCATCGCCGAGGACGTCCAGGGTGTCGCCATCTCTGCTTACCAGGGCGGCCACGTCGAGTACTTCTCCTACCTGGTCGAGCTGCTGCGCGAGCGCGGCGCCGGCCACATCAAGGTCTTCGGCGGCGGGGGCGGGGTGATCGTGCGCGAGGAGATCGACCTGCTGCACTCGCGCGGCGTCACCCGGATCTTCTCGCCCGAGGACGGCTACGAGATGGGCCTGCCGGGCATGATCAACATGATGATCAAGGCCTGCGACGTCGATCTGGCGGCCGACGGCCCGGCGCTCGACAAGGTGCTCTCCGGCGACGTCGCCGCGCTCTCCCGCGTCATCACGCAGCTGCAGGCCGAGCGCCTGTCCGGGGACGTGCTGAGCGGGATCACCGAGGCCGCGGGCAAGCGGGAGGTGCCGGTCCTCGGCATCACCGGCACCGGCGGCTCGGGCAAGTCGTCGCTCACCGACGAGCTGATCCGGCGCTTCCGCCTGGACCAGGAGGACAAGCTGCGGATCGCGGTGCTCGCGGTCGACCCGTCACGGCGCAAGGGCGGCGGCGCGCTGCTCGGCGACCGCATCCGGATGAACTGCCTCGACGGCTCCCCGGTGTACTTCCGCTCGCTGGCCACCCGCACGACGTCCGGCGAGATCCCGGCCGGCCTCAGCGAGTCGATCCTGGCCTGCAAGGCCGCCGGCTTCGACCTGGTGATCGTCGAGACGCCGGGCATCGGCCAGGGTGACGCCGGGATCGTCGACTTCGTGGACCAGTCGCTGTACGTGATGACGCCGGAGTTCGGCGCCGCGTCGCAGCTGGAGAAGATCGATATGCTCGACTTCGCCGACGTCGTCGCGATCAACAAGTTCGAGCGCCGCGGCGCCGAGGACGCCCGCCGCGACGTCGCGCGCCAGCTGGTGCGCAACCGCGAGGCGTTCGAGTCCGGCCCCGACGACATGCCGGTGTACGGCACGAGCGCGGCGAAGTTCAACGACGACGGCGTCACCGCGCTGTACCAGCAGCTGCGGGGCCTGCTCGCCGAGCGCGGCCTGACCGTCTCGGCCGGGACGCTGCCGCACGTCGAAGGCAAGGTCTCGACCGACGCGAGCACGGTCATCCCAGGCACCCGCGCGCGGTACCTGGCCGACATCGCCGAAACCGTCCGCGGTTACCACGCGAAGACCGAGCAGCAGGTCGCGGCGATCCGCAAGCACGAAGCGCTGACGACGGCCCGTGCAGAACTGTCCAAGGTGGACGCGTCGACCGACGCGCTCGACGGGCTGCTCGCCACCGCGGCGTCCGAGGTGGACGGCGAGGCGACCAAGACCCTCGAACGCTTCCGGGCGCTGGCCGAGGAATACCGCCAGGACGAGCTCGTCGTGAAGATCCGCGACAAGGAACTGCGCACCCAGCTGTGGCGCGACACGCTGTCCGGCAACCGCGTCCCGCGCGTCGCCCTGCCGCGCTACGCCGAGTCCGGCGAGCTGCTGTCGTTCCTGCGCCGGGAGAACCTGCCCGGCTACTTCCCTTACACCGCGGGCGTTTTCCCGTTCAAGCGGGACGGCGAGGACCCGGCCCGGATGTTCGCCGGCGAGGGTGACGCGTTCCGCACCAACCGCCGGTTCAAGATGCTCTCGGCCGACTCCGAGGCCAAGCGCCTCTCGACCGCGTTCGACTCGGTGACGCTCTACGGCCACGACCCGCACACCCGCCCCGACATCTACGGCAAGGTCGGCACGTCGGGGGTGTCCATCGCGACGCTCGAGGACATGAAGGTCCTCTACGACGGCTTCGACCTGACCGCGCCGAACACGTCGGTGTCGATGACGATCAACGGCCCGGCGCCGACGATCCTGGCCTATTTCCTCAACACCGCGATCGACCAGCGCGTCGAGGCGTTCAAGGCCGAGCACGGGCGCGACCCGTCCGAGGATGAGACCGCCGAGCTGCGCGAGTGGGCGCTGAAGAACGTGCGCGGCACGGTCCAGGCCGACATCCTCAAGGAGGACCAGGGCCAGAACACCTGCATCTTCTCCACCGAGTTCAGCCTCCGGATGATGGCCGACATCCAGGAGTGGTTCATCTCCCACGGCGTCCGCAACTTCTACTCGGTGTCGATCTCCGGCTACCACATCGCCGAGGCCGGGGCGAACCCGATCTCGCAGCTGGCGTTCACGCTGTCCAACGGCTTCACCTACGTCGAGTCGTACCTGGCGCGCGGCATGGACATCAACGACTTCGCGCCGAACCTGTCGTTCTTCTTCTCCAACGGCATGGACGCCGAGTACACGGTGCTCGGCCGGGTGGCGCGGCGGATCTGGGCCGTGGCCATGAAGGAGCGCTACGGCGCGAACGAGCGGTCACAGAAGCTGAAGTACCACGTGCAGACGTCCGGGCGGTCGCTGCACGCGCAGGAGATGAGCTTCAACGACATCCGCACCACGCTGCAGGCGCTCTGCGCGCTCTACGACAACGCGAACTCCTTGCACACCAACGCCTTCGACGAGGCGGTCACGACGCCGTCGGAGTCGTCGGTGCGCCGCGCGATGGCCATCCAGATGATCATCAACAAGGAGTGGGGCCTGTCGAAGAACGAGAACCCGCTGCAGGGTTCGTTCGTCGTCGACGAGCTGACCGACCTGGTCGAGGAAGCGGTCCTGGTCGAGTTCGACCGGATCTCCGAGCGCGGCGGCGTGCTCGGCGCGATGGAAACCGGTTACCAGCGCGGCAAGATCCAGGACGAGTCGATCCTGTACGAGCGCAAGAAGCACGACGGCTCGCTGCCGATCATCGGCGTCAACACCTTCCGCAACCCGCGCGCGGGCGAGGACGACATCGAGGTCGAGCTGGCCCGGGCGACCGAGGACGAGAAGAAGTCCCAGCTGGACCGGCTGTCGGACTTCCAGCACCGCCACAAGGAAGACGCCCAGCAGGCCTTGAAGGCGTTGCGCGAGGCAGCCACCCGCGGCGGCAACCTGTTCGGCGTCCTGATGGACGCGGCCCGGGTCTGTTCACTGGGCCAGATCACCGAAGCGTTCTTCGAGGTCGGCGGGCAGTACCGCCGCAACGTCTAG
- a CDS encoding roadblock/LC7 domain-containing protein: MTSPSSAQPTQNQFGWLVNDFAERVPGVAHAVVVSADGLLLSASNRLPLDRADQLAAVASGLVSLTQGAARCFEAGAVNETVVEMELGIMVLMSISDGSCLAVLAAPNCDIGQVAYEMTMLVDRVGQILTPELRAQLQGSGGSLIGEPVG, from the coding sequence ATGACCTCGCCGAGTAGCGCTCAGCCGACGCAGAATCAGTTCGGCTGGCTGGTCAACGACTTCGCCGAGCGAGTACCCGGCGTGGCGCACGCGGTGGTCGTCTCGGCGGACGGCTTGCTGCTGTCCGCGTCGAACCGGCTCCCGCTCGATCGGGCCGACCAGCTCGCCGCGGTGGCGTCGGGACTGGTCAGCCTCACTCAAGGCGCCGCGCGGTGCTTCGAGGCCGGCGCGGTGAACGAGACGGTGGTCGAGATGGAGCTGGGGATCATGGTGCTGATGTCGATCAGCGACGGATCCTGCCTGGCCGTGCTCGCCGCCCCCAACTGCGACATCGGTCAGGTCGCGTACGAAATGACGATGCTCGTCGACCGGGTCGGCCAGATCCTGACCCCGGAGCTGCGCGCCCAGCTCCAGGGTTCGGGTGGGTCCCTGATCGGCGAACCGGTGGGATGA
- a CDS encoding SRPBCC family protein, translating to MPETQPDSGTDSELTITRVFDAPRELVFAAWTDPDHLASWLGPSGFTGCAVTLDTREGGHWRACIRSPEGDEHWMRGVYREITAPARLVLTFGWDADGDRGVDTLVTIDFADLGGKTEMTFTQTGFPTVAERDGHHDGWTSSFDDLAGALHLRREETR from the coding sequence ATGCCGGAAACCCAGCCTGACTCCGGGACCGATTCCGAGCTGACGATCACCCGGGTCTTCGACGCGCCCCGCGAACTCGTCTTCGCCGCGTGGACCGACCCGGACCACCTGGCGAGCTGGCTGGGCCCGAGCGGGTTCACCGGGTGCGCCGTCACCCTCGACACCCGCGAAGGCGGCCATTGGCGGGCGTGCATCCGCTCCCCCGAGGGTGACGAGCACTGGATGCGCGGCGTCTACCGCGAGATCACCGCCCCCGCACGGCTCGTGCTCACCTTCGGCTGGGACGCCGACGGCGACCGGGGCGTCGACACGCTCGTCACGATCGACTTCGCCGACCTGGGCGGCAAGACAGAGATGACCTTCACCCAGACCGGCTTCCCGACCGTCGCCGAGCGCGACGGCCACCACGACGGCTGGACCTCGTCCTTCGACGACCTGGCCGGCGCCCTCCACCTCCGACGAGAGGAAACCCGATGA
- a CDS encoding sensor histidine kinase, producing MPVGELLGRAPRRSKGKAVWQALVRWRDWSLPVKLSAVTVVPIVLAMVLGITTIAGQVGRSDDYRRLDRLVALGVQVRALTSALQQERTVTAAMLTDGTVGGTPELATARKATDAAVGPFTDAQARGSAAEPGVAGAAGAATAQVNNLDFLRRQVDGGQLDPGQAVTAYSGVTGALIGLDTAATAGAGDGTLGGTPAGLHELLVAGEQVSLSQAMVSYGINRGALSPSELATLRAAELRLADRLVDFRSAAGDALQRDFSAIAEGTDAQSRARMVESVLGAQPDSARTAFRALSATDWNIASTAMRAQIAQVADRLGTQASDTSSSLVEDASSGAGVLAVLLFAALVLAVAVVFLITRQLLRSLKVLRRSALDVAETALPEAVRNIQEGRAQGTDVTPVPIRTDDEVGEVARAFDKVHHQALRLATEQAAMRTGYGSVFVNLSRRSQSLVQRQLQLIEQLERDEEDADQLATLFQLDHLATRMRRNNENLMVLSGAEPGRRSGKPVGTTDMLRAAVSEIEQYQRVQVQPPPPARIVGYAASDLMRLVAELLDNATAFSAPETSVTVASRLGEDGSLSVDILDKGIGMNEAEVAEANTRLTEAGSVDLATSRRMGLFVVGRLASRHRIGVSLHGGKDIVGVRATVVVPAELVMPVTDGPMTGQIGVLQPPPLSPPAGTQLPRRQTTNGTSRPRPPVVPQQPPMGEERWPSASDLAGLANGHGPVTERPPTDLEISGTDLFAPIPKDDPAPPPRPTLPPVPAVLPVPQPPRHDDLPSGKDLFSANETTLSDWWRHATAKPAKPAPAPAPALDLSETTPIFDEMLSAWFREDKPAEKPAPEKAAPKKPAAEKPAAGQPATTKPVAEDEPVVDEEAAPEEEPAAEPEGRSWDFASDEEFRTVQAVTKAEPTTFTDAGLPRRRRGEQLMPGSATSSPSAFSSPAPARPDLPVRDPADVRGRLSSFQQGVTRGRQEAREAAAAGTAQGAETDAEQPIRPDAHSDALEQDQQLEAEQAGQQEPDESTGLPLPSRQPGQPNGLSQSGPQPSAESNGRPQPGQRRPGQPNGLPQPGHPNGVPQPSQANGLHQPGQPGQSASPYPGGQQQVQPSAFHQVGGQQPGEQQPDGPQFSQAGAPDAPHHPGARPPGPQRPAFQPPDGQPGEQQPRPGPHQSGGPQQAFRHPSAYQQPGDWQPRPSGPHQPGGPQAYRQPGSGQFSLPRQFGGQPPKPPQPGPGRPGFPEQPPAAYRQPGQQPGHAGPHQPGQQPGQQRPDQQELPQQGGHPAFQDRPAAPPAGLPNRRSGPPPEPTAAETPEEAPTPLREDAALEATAEWNFGSDEGWRTVQAVSQSAPATFTSAGLPRRRRGEQLLPGSAAPPTGATAPRPQRDAHDVRGRLRSFQQGIERGRHRNARATETNHETLEGE from the coding sequence GTGCCCGTCGGGGAACTGCTCGGCCGAGCACCCCGGCGGTCGAAGGGGAAGGCGGTATGGCAGGCGCTCGTGCGCTGGCGCGACTGGAGCCTGCCCGTCAAGCTTTCGGCCGTCACCGTCGTGCCCATCGTCCTGGCGATGGTGCTCGGCATCACGACGATCGCCGGCCAGGTCGGCCGGTCGGACGACTACCGGCGGCTCGACCGGCTCGTCGCGCTCGGCGTCCAGGTGCGCGCGCTCACCAGCGCCCTGCAGCAGGAGCGCACGGTCACCGCGGCGATGCTGACCGACGGCACCGTCGGCGGCACGCCCGAACTGGCGACCGCCCGCAAGGCGACCGACGCCGCGGTCGGCCCGTTCACCGACGCGCAGGCCCGCGGGTCCGCCGCCGAGCCCGGCGTGGCCGGGGCCGCGGGCGCGGCCACCGCCCAGGTGAACAACCTCGACTTCCTCCGCCGCCAGGTCGACGGCGGCCAGCTCGACCCGGGCCAGGCCGTCACCGCGTACTCCGGGGTCACCGGCGCGCTGATCGGCCTCGACACCGCGGCGACCGCCGGCGCCGGCGACGGCACCCTCGGCGGCACGCCCGCCGGGCTGCACGAACTGCTCGTCGCGGGCGAGCAGGTGTCGCTCAGCCAGGCGATGGTGTCCTACGGCATCAACCGCGGCGCGCTCTCGCCGAGCGAACTGGCCACCCTCCGCGCCGCCGAGCTGCGGCTGGCCGACCGGCTCGTCGACTTCCGGTCCGCGGCGGGCGACGCGCTGCAGCGCGACTTCTCGGCGATCGCCGAAGGCACCGACGCGCAGAGCCGCGCCCGGATGGTCGAGTCGGTGCTCGGCGCGCAGCCCGACTCCGCGCGGACCGCCTTCCGCGCCCTCTCCGCGACCGACTGGAACATCGCGTCCACGGCGATGCGGGCGCAGATCGCCCAGGTCGCCGACCGGCTCGGCACGCAGGCGTCGGACACGTCGTCGTCGCTGGTCGAGGACGCCAGCAGCGGGGCCGGTGTGCTCGCGGTGCTGCTGTTCGCCGCCCTGGTGCTCGCGGTCGCGGTCGTCTTCCTCATCACCCGCCAGCTGCTGCGCTCGCTGAAGGTGCTGCGCCGCAGCGCCCTCGACGTCGCCGAGACCGCGCTGCCCGAGGCGGTCCGCAACATCCAGGAGGGCCGCGCGCAGGGCACCGACGTCACGCCGGTGCCCATCCGGACCGACGACGAGGTCGGCGAAGTGGCGCGCGCCTTCGACAAGGTGCACCACCAGGCGCTGCGGCTGGCGACCGAGCAGGCCGCGATGCGCACCGGCTACGGCAGCGTGTTCGTCAACCTGTCCCGGCGCAGCCAGAGCCTGGTGCAGCGGCAGCTGCAGCTGATCGAGCAGCTGGAGCGCGACGAAGAGGACGCCGACCAGCTGGCGACCCTGTTCCAGCTCGACCACCTCGCCACCCGCATGCGGCGCAACAACGAGAACCTGATGGTCCTCTCCGGCGCCGAGCCGGGCCGTCGCTCCGGCAAGCCGGTCGGCACCACCGACATGCTTCGCGCCGCGGTGTCGGAGATCGAGCAGTACCAACGGGTCCAGGTGCAGCCGCCGCCCCCGGCGCGGATCGTCGGGTACGCCGCGAGCGACCTGATGCGCCTGGTCGCCGAGCTGCTGGACAACGCGACCGCGTTCTCCGCGCCGGAGACGTCGGTGACCGTGGCGTCGCGGCTGGGCGAGGACGGCTCGCTCAGCGTCGACATCCTCGACAAGGGCATCGGCATGAACGAGGCCGAGGTCGCCGAGGCGAACACCCGGCTGACCGAGGCCGGGTCGGTCGACCTGGCGACCTCGCGCCGGATGGGCCTGTTCGTGGTCGGCCGGCTGGCCAGCCGGCACCGGATCGGCGTCTCGCTGCACGGCGGCAAGGACATCGTCGGCGTCCGGGCCACCGTCGTGGTCCCGGCGGAGCTGGTGATGCCGGTGACCGACGGCCCGATGACCGGCCAGATCGGCGTGCTGCAGCCGCCGCCCCTGAGCCCGCCCGCCGGCACGCAGCTGCCGCGCCGCCAGACCACCAACGGCACCTCCCGCCCGCGGCCGCCGGTGGTCCCGCAGCAGCCGCCGATGGGGGAGGAGCGCTGGCCGTCGGCGAGCGACCTCGCCGGGCTGGCCAACGGGCACGGCCCGGTTACCGAGCGGCCGCCGACGGACCTGGAGATCTCGGGGACGGACCTGTTCGCCCCGATCCCGAAGGACGACCCGGCGCCGCCGCCGCGGCCGACCCTGCCGCCGGTGCCCGCGGTGCTGCCGGTGCCGCAGCCGCCGCGCCACGACGACCTGCCCTCGGGCAAGGACCTGTTCTCCGCCAACGAGACCACGCTCAGCGACTGGTGGCGGCACGCGACCGCGAAGCCGGCCAAGCCCGCCCCGGCCCCCGCGCCGGCGCTGGACCTGTCGGAGACGACGCCGATCTTCGACGAGATGCTGTCCGCGTGGTTCCGCGAGGACAAGCCCGCCGAGAAACCGGCGCCCGAGAAGGCGGCACCCAAGAAGCCGGCGGCGGAGAAGCCGGCCGCCGGACAGCCGGCCACCACGAAGCCGGTCGCCGAAGACGAGCCCGTCGTCGACGAAGAGGCCGCTCCCGAAGAGGAGCCGGCCGCCGAGCCGGAGGGCCGCAGCTGGGACTTCGCGAGCGACGAAGAGTTCCGCACGGTCCAGGCGGTCACGAAGGCCGAGCCGACGACGTTCACCGACGCGGGCCTCCCGCGCCGCCGCCGCGGCGAGCAGCTCATGCCGGGCAGCGCGACCTCGAGCCCCTCGGCCTTCTCATCACCGGCCCCGGCCCGCCCGGATCTCCCGGTCCGCGACCCGGCGGACGTCCGCGGCCGCCTGAGCAGCTTCCAGCAGGGCGTGACCCGCGGCCGCCAGGAAGCCCGCGAAGCCGCGGCGGCGGGTACCGCGCAAGGCGCGGAGACGGACGCCGAGCAGCCGATCCGGCCGGACGCGCACTCGGACGCCCTCGAGCAGGACCAGCAGCTCGAGGCCGAGCAGGCGGGGCAGCAGGAGCCGGACGAATCGACCGGCCTGCCGCTGCCGAGCCGGCAGCCGGGTCAGCCGAACGGACTGTCCCAGTCGGGGCCGCAGCCGTCCGCGGAGTCGAACGGCCGGCCGCAGCCCGGTCAGCGGCGGCCGGGGCAGCCCAACGGACTGCCGCAGCCGGGACACCCGAACGGAGTGCCGCAGCCGAGCCAGGCGAACGGGCTGCACCAGCCGGGGCAGCCGGGACAGTCCGCGTCGCCGTACCCCGGCGGGCAGCAGCAGGTCCAGCCGTCGGCGTTCCACCAGGTCGGCGGACAGCAGCCGGGAGAGCAGCAGCCCGACGGGCCGCAGTTCTCGCAGGCCGGCGCGCCGGACGCACCTCACCACCCCGGCGCCCGGCCGCCGGGGCCGCAGCGGCCCGCCTTCCAGCCGCCCGACGGACAGCCCGGCGAGCAGCAGCCCCGCCCGGGACCGCACCAGTCCGGCGGGCCGCAGCAGGCGTTCCGCCATCCCTCGGCCTACCAGCAGCCCGGCGACTGGCAACCCCGGCCGTCGGGACCGCACCAGCCTGGCGGGCCGCAGGCGTACCGGCAGCCGGGCTCCGGCCAGTTCTCCCTGCCGCGGCAGTTCGGCGGGCAGCCGCCGAAACCGCCGCAGCCGGGGCCGGGCCGTCCCGGCTTCCCGGAGCAACCACCGGCGGCCTACCGGCAACCCGGACAACAGCCGGGCCACGCCGGACCGCACCAACCAGGGCAGCAACCCGGGCAACAGCGGCCGGACCAGCAGGAACTGCCCCAGCAGGGCGGCCACCCCGCCTTCCAGGACAGGCCGGCCGCGCCGCCCGCCGGGCTGCCGAACCGGCGTTCCGGGCCACCACCCGAGCCGACGGCGGCGGAGACCCCGGAAGAGGCTCCGACGCCCCTCCGGGAAGACGCCGCCCTGGAGGCGACGGCGGAGTGGAACTTCGGCTCGGACGAAGGCTGGCGCACCGTGCAAGCGGTGTCCCAGTCGGCGCCCGCCACGTTCACTTCGGCAGGATTGCCCCGGCGCCGCCGCGGGGAGCAGCTGCTCCCGGGCAGCGCCGCACCACCCACCGGGGCCACGGCCCCCCGACCACAACGCGACGCACACGACGTGCGCGGTCGCCTGCGCAGTTTCCAGCAGGGCATCGAGCGCGGACGCCACCGCAACGCTCGGGCGACCGAGACGAACCACGAGACACTGGAGGGTGAATGA
- a CDS encoding ArsR/SmtB family transcription factor — MTAAADHLSRTFSALADPTRRAILARLSAGEATVNELAGPLPMSLPAVSRHLKVLEQAGLITRGRTRQWRPCRLEAKPLEDVADWVAAYRRFWEGGFDRLDEHLRELQRPPEGAEDAGNPA; from the coding sequence ATGACTGCTGCTGCCGATCACCTGAGCCGCACGTTCTCGGCGCTCGCCGACCCGACGCGGCGCGCCATCCTCGCCCGGCTTTCGGCCGGTGAGGCGACGGTCAACGAGCTCGCCGGGCCGCTGCCGATGAGCCTGCCCGCGGTGTCCCGGCACCTGAAGGTGCTGGAACAGGCCGGGCTCATCACCCGCGGCCGCACCCGCCAGTGGCGGCCCTGCCGGCTGGAGGCGAAACCGCTGGAAGACGTCGCCGACTGGGTCGCGGCCTACCGCCGGTTCTGGGAGGGCGGCTTCGACCGCCTCGACGAGCACCTGCGGGAGCTGCAGCGGCCGCCGGAAGGAGCGGAAGATGCCGGAAACCCAGCCTGA
- a CDS encoding DUF742 domain-containing protein has translation MSTGPGSFGEPPEAEASGPGGDGTFADVFNGFSLDSGRARRKRKKGKESPPPPAAGAHAAAEPPAPPAPSADQGDRVTSLVSPPGSTDGDAPRPGGLFDPGPPSGEFVMPRVFEQPAAPEDQTAIVRPYALTGGRTRANYALELETLVSTKDYAATGGLPEVAAEQIECISIMEECRTPRSVAEIVSALRVPLGVARVLISDAADAGLVTVHKTITGNDGAEAHLVLMERVLSGLRRL, from the coding sequence ATGAGCACGGGGCCCGGATCTTTCGGCGAACCCCCGGAGGCGGAGGCCTCCGGTCCAGGGGGCGACGGCACCTTCGCCGACGTCTTCAACGGGTTCTCCCTGGATTCCGGCCGTGCCCGCCGGAAGCGCAAGAAGGGCAAGGAGTCCCCGCCACCCCCGGCCGCCGGTGCCCACGCGGCCGCGGAACCGCCGGCGCCACCAGCGCCGTCGGCCGACCAAGGAGATCGAGTGACCTCTTTAGTGTCGCCACCCGGCAGTACCGACGGGGACGCACCGCGCCCCGGCGGGCTGTTCGACCCGGGGCCGCCCAGCGGCGAGTTCGTCATGCCCCGGGTGTTCGAACAACCAGCGGCCCCCGAGGACCAGACCGCGATCGTCCGGCCCTACGCTCTCACTGGCGGCCGAACGCGGGCAAATTACGCGCTGGAGCTGGAGACGCTCGTCTCCACGAAGGACTACGCTGCCACCGGTGGCCTCCCCGAAGTGGCCGCGGAGCAGATCGAGTGCATCTCGATCATGGAAGAGTGCCGGACCCCCCGTTCGGTCGCCGAGATCGTGTCGGCGCTGCGGGTGCCCTTGGGCGTGGCCCGCGTGCTGATCAGCGACGCGGCGGATGCGGGGCTGGTCACGGTGCACAAGACGATAACGGGCAATGACGGCGCCGAGGCACATCTGGTGTTGATGGAAAGGGTTTTGAGTGGACTCCGTCGGCTTTAA